A single window of Psychromonas ingrahamii 37 DNA harbors:
- a CDS encoding pyrimidine 5'-nucleotidase produces MTPLLERDVHLFDLDNTLYHPENAILEQIAPRMRSFISNELAISIEESNVLCNSYYQRYGGTIRGIQLHYPSVDLNKFSEFSHQVNLDKVEKATKLKDALHAFKKSRYVFTNSPLPYATRVLKHIDLYDCFDGIFSVELTGYKMKPDPHAFNTICQHFGFEASDAAFYDDQISNISTAKALGMRTILVNRSDIDKHDACYKTEDLPSFVESLIK; encoded by the coding sequence TTGACCCCATTATTAGAGCGTGATGTCCATCTATTTGATCTTGATAATACTTTATATCATCCTGAAAATGCCATTTTAGAGCAAATAGCTCCTAGAATGCGTAGCTTTATTAGTAATGAGCTAGCTATCTCCATTGAAGAATCTAATGTGCTGTGTAACAGCTATTATCAACGTTATGGTGGTACGATAAGAGGGATTCAATTACATTATCCAAGTGTCGATCTTAATAAGTTTTCTGAGTTCTCTCATCAGGTTAATTTAGATAAGGTTGAAAAAGCAACAAAGCTTAAAGACGCATTACATGCATTTAAAAAATCACGTTATGTGTTTACCAACTCGCCACTGCCTTATGCGACAAGAGTCTTAAAACATATTGATTTATATGACTGTTTTGATGGTATTTTTAGTGTCGAGCTGACCGGTTACAAAATGAAGCCTGATCCACATGCATTTAATACCATTTGCCAACACTTTGGTTTTGAAGCCTCTGATGCTGCTTTTTACGATGACCAGATATCAAATATTTCCACCGCAAAAGCCTTAGGAATGCGTACTATTTTAGTTAACAGAAGTGATATTGATAAACACGATGCCTGTTATAAAACGGAAGACCTACCTAGTTTTGTAGAATCATTAATAAAGTGA
- a CDS encoding entericidin A/B family lipoprotein, giving the protein MFKIICLTFLLLISTTFISGCSTMSGLGQDVESLGDAIEDSAEENKSY; this is encoded by the coding sequence ATGTTTAAAATTATTTGCCTTACTTTTTTGTTATTGATCAGCACCACCTTTATCTCCGGGTGCAGCACCATGTCCGGTTTAGGTCAGGATGTCGAATCCCTCGGGGATGCGATTGAAGATTCAGCTGAAGAAAACAAATCCTATTAA
- a CDS encoding DUF4277 domain-containing protein, whose product MIYPFTKSLEHHGLVDGFCKEIDHTNIMDKAIGTSEYRQVSFGHLFVAMIIIG is encoded by the coding sequence ATGATCTACCCGTTTACTAAGTCACTTGAACACCACGGATTAGTAGATGGATTCTGCAAAGAGATCGATCACACCAATATTATGGACAAGGCTATCGGCACATCTGAATACCGCCAAGTTAGCTTTGGTCATCTTTTTGTCGCGATGATTATAATAGGTTAG
- a CDS encoding M48 metallopeptidase family protein, whose amino-acid sequence MPSSKNQSISLKYLSSYSSVVQDQIRLMIEQDTLGRFLLKKYPQKHNINNDKMLREYVMDLKNNNLRKSSPLSKIIYDKKIHVINNALGLHTFISRVQGGKLKSKNEIRISEIFKTAPEAFLEMIVVHELAHLRIKAHDKAFYQLCQHMLPEYHQLEFEMRLYLTQLDLKGKIY is encoded by the coding sequence ATGCCATCCTCAAAAAACCAGTCAATTTCACTTAAGTATTTATCTTCATATTCATCAGTAGTACAAGATCAAATCAGGTTAATGATTGAACAAGATACCTTAGGACGTTTTTTGCTCAAAAAATATCCTCAAAAACATAATATTAACAACGATAAAATGCTTCGTGAATATGTAATGGATTTGAAAAATAATAATTTACGAAAATCTTCACCCTTAAGTAAAATTATTTACGATAAGAAAATCCATGTTATTAACAATGCGCTTGGTTTACATACGTTTATTTCAAGAGTGCAGGGGGGGAAATTAAAAAGTAAAAATGAAATACGAATTAGTGAAATTTTCAAAACCGCCCCGGAAGCATTTTTAGAAATGATCGTTGTTCATGAGTTAGCTCACCTTCGAATAAAGGCACACGACAAAGCTTTTTATCAATTGTGCCAGCATATGCTGCCCGAGTATCATCAGTTAGAATTTGAAATGCGTTTATACCTCACTCAATTAGACCTTAAAGGAAAAATTTACTAA